The region ACGCGTGGTGGAGCGGGTGCGCCAAGCCGCCAGCGCCCTGTCCGGCGCCGTGGAAGAAGCCGTGCCCCAAGGCCGCGCCGTGGCCAGCGCCGCCGTGGAGGCCACGGTCACCTTGGAAGCGGTGGCCGCCGCCACCGATGAACTGAGCGCGGCCAACGTCGAAATCAGCCGCCAGATTCACGAGGGCAGTCAGCTTTCACGCCACGCCGTCGAGGGCGCCGAAAGCACGGCCGAACGCGTGCGGCTGTTGCGCGAGGCCGGCGAGCGGATCGGCGCCGTCGTCGTGTTGATCGAGGAGATCGCCAGCCGGACCAATCTCCTGGCCCTTAATGCCACCATCGAGGCGGCACGGGCCGGCGACGCCGGCAAGGGGTTCGCCGTGGTCGCCGGCGAGGTCAAGGCGCTGTCGCTCCAAACGACACGCGCCACCGCCGACATTCAAACCCAGATCTCCAGCGTTCAAAGCGAAACCCGCGACGCCGCCCAGGCCATTCTCGGGGTGCGCGACCAAGTCGTGGCCATCGATTCCGTGGTGACTTCCATCGCCTCGGCCACCGAAGAGCAGGCCGCCGCCACCGGAGAAATCGCCCGCGGCATGACCGAGGCCACCATTGGCACCGGCGCCGTGACCAGCGCCATCACCGAGGTCTCCCGCCTTCTCGGCGATACCGGCGACCTCGCCCACGCCATGCGCGCCGTCGCCGACGACCTCGCCCGCGACACCGGTGTGCTGACCCGCGAGGTGGACCGCTTCCTGGGAGACGTGCGAACCCTCTAACCTCAAGGAGGGGTCGTGGGGACGGCCCGCCTCCCCAGCCTTGTTTTTTTAACGATGTCTCGCCTTAGTTGTGCCCGCCGTGCCCCATCCCTTCCATGGCCCCCGCCCAAGCCAAGGACGGATCAAGCATGCCAAAAATCATGGCGACATGGGCCACCACCAGGAACACGGCCACCAGTCCCGCATGGATCTTCATGCGTTCCCACGGCGAGCGCTCGCGCGCCACAACACCCAGTTCCAGCAAAGCCAGCCCGCCCAGCGGCACGACCCCCAGCAGATAAAAGCCCACGGCGATCACATCAATCGGGCCCCGCCAGCCGCCCGAGGCGCTCAACGGCCCCACCGCCGTGACCAACAGCGTTACCGTGATGCCGGAAAAGTAGATCCCCACTAAAATCCCGGCCCAGCGGTTGATCTGGCGCACCCAGCCGTCAAGGGCGCGGGTGTAAAGCAGATACAACTCCGAGACGGCGATGGTTTCGGCGAGAATCACCGGGATCGCCATGTACAGAATCAAATTCCACGGCTGGTTGACAGCCAGCAGTTCCATATAGTGCGTCATGACCATGACAAAGCACTCTCTCAGCACGACAAAACCGACCGGATCCCAAGGTCCGGCATCGGAAAAACAAAGCGGTTTTGTCTAAACGCGGGGAGGCTTGCGCAACGGCGGCCACGACGGCCCCTCGGGAACCTTCCCTCGGGGCGGCGCCAGCCGGTCGGTCAGGATATCGCGTCGGTGCAGGCTGGGAAAAGCCGGGGCCGAACTCACCGTCATCGCCGGGCAACAAAACACCCCGCTCCCCGGCATCGCCTTCAGGGGGGTCGGCGTCTGAGGCCGCTCCCCGCCACAATGCGCCTTTTCAACACCCCCCATCGGACCCATGGCCATGGCTGCTTCGGATCGCGCAGGACCCAGAGCCATCACGACGGTCACGATCAAGATGAGAAGTGTTCGCATGAATAAAGACTATTCTGGATGCTCTTCGGTGTCGAGGGGGAAAAAAGGAAGGCCGGGGAGGCGCGCCTCCCCAGACCCCTCCGATCCTTTGGAACAGCGCTGGACGAGGGCCGACGAAGCCGGTACCTCGGACTAAGCGACACCGAACAAACGGTGATCGACGCTGTCCCGGGTACAACAGGAGCGCTGATCATGACCGACCGTGCAACGGCCCTCTCTCTCCTGCGTCGGGCTCTCAATAACGACGCCGCCCAATTCCGCCCGGGGCAGTGGGAGGCTATTGATGCCCTGGTCAACGAGCGCAGACGCCTGTTCGTCGTCCAGCAAACCGGCTGGGGGAAAAGCTCGGTTTATTTCATCGCGACCCGTCTGCTGCGCGACCGTGGCCGCGGCCTCACCCTCATCGTTTCTCCCCTGCTGGCCTTGATGCGCAACCAGATCGAGGCGGCAAAGCGCCTGGGCCTGCGGGCTTTGACCATCAATTCGACGAACCACAGCGACTGGCAGGCTCTGCATCAGGAGGTGCGGGGCAATCAAGCCGACGCGCTGCTGATCTCGCCCGAGCGCTTGGCCAACGACGATTTTGTCACCAACGTCTTGCTTCCCATCGCTGGAACGATCGGGCTTTTGGTTGTTGACGAGGCCCATTGCATCTCGGATTGGGGGCACGATTTCCGCCCGGATTACCGGCGCCTCGTCAACGTGTTGCAAAGAATCCCAAGGAACGTCCCGATCCTGGGGACGACGGCCACCGCCAATCATCGCGTGATTGCCGATGTGAAACAGCAGTTAGGGGCGATCGACATCCAGCGCGGTGCCCTGACCCGCGAGACGCTGGCCCTCCAGACCCTGTCCCTTCCCAGTCAAGCCGCGCGCTTGGCTTGGCTGGTGGACCATGTCCCCGATCTTCCCGGCACGGGCATCATTTATACCCTGACAAAGCGTGATGCCACCCAAGTGGCCGACTGGCTCACCCTGCACGGCATCGCGGCGAAGGCTTACCATAGCGAGGTAATGGGGGAAGGCTTTGAAAGCTCGGATGCGTATCGCCAGCACCTTGAAGACCAGCTCTTAAACAATAAAATCAAGGCGCTGGTCGCGACAACGGCGCTTGGCATGGGGTATGACAAGCCAGATCTCGGGTTCGTTGTTCATTATCAAGCCCCCGGATCAATCGTGGCCTATTATCAACAAGTCGGTCGGGCCGGCCGGGGCATTGATCATGCGCTGGGCATTTTGATGTCAGGCGAGGAAGACAGCAAGATCCACGACTATTTCCGGCGCAGCGCCTTTCCCCGCGAGTCGTGGGTTCGAGCCATTCTCGAGGCCCTGGACAACAGCGATGGCTTGAGCGCCCGGGAACTCGAAGGACTCGTGAATCTCCGACAAAGCCAAATCGAACAGGTTCTTAAAATCCTCAGTGTCGATAGCCCCGCCCCGGTCCTCAAGGACGGCTCGACATGGCGCAGAACGCCGGTGCCCTTCCGACTGGACCACAAGCGCATTCAGCGTCTCACCGAACAGCGCGAGGAAGAATGGGCCGAGGTGCAAGACTACCTAAAGGAAACCGGGTGCTTGATGGAGTTTTTGGCCCGCGCCCTTGACGATGCGGACCCTCATCCCTGTGGAAAATGTGCCAATTGCCTGGGGCGGCCGGTCGCCGACCCGGGGTTTACACACCACTCCATCCTTAAGGCTAACCGTTTTCTGCGTCACTCCGAGATTGTCTTGGAGTGTAAGAAGCAAGTCGCCAAGGATGCTTTTGTCGCCTATGGCTTTAAAGGCAACCTCCCGGGAGGTCTGCGCGCGCAAGAGGGGCGCATCCTCTCCCAGTGGGGCGACGATGGCTGGGGCCGCATGGTCGCGGAGGATAAACACCACGGTCACTTCCGCGACGATCTGGTGGGGGCCATGGTGGAGATGGTGCGCGAACGCTGGAAGCCCCAGCCGTCGCCAACCTGGGTCACCTGCGTCCCCTCCAGGAACCACCCGACCCTTGTCCCCGACTTCGCCCAGCGTTTTGCCGACGCTCTCGATCTCCCCTTTGTCCCCGCCGTCCACAAGGTCAAGGATAATGGCCCCCAGAAAGCCCAACAAAATCGGTTTCACCAGTGCCGCAATTTGGATGGTGTGTTCGCCCTTCAGGGAACAATCCCCCGGGGGCCCGTGCTCCTGGTGGATGACGTTGTGGACTCGGCGTGGACGATGACCATCATCGCGGCGTTGCTCCGGCAAGCCGGCAGTGGCCCGGTCTGGCCGGTGGCGTTGACCACCTCCAATGTCGGAGGCTGACATGGATCTGACCCCGCAAGCCCAAGCGGTGATGCTGCTCACCGTCTCGTTCGGCAAACCACAGACCCAGGAGGCCAAGCCCCTCTCCAACAGCGAATGGGCGCGCTTTGCCCTTTGGTTGAAAGACCATGGGCTAGAGCCGGGCTCGCTGCTGCACGGGGAGTCTGGAGACCTTGCTCGCCGGCTTCTTGGACCGGACCATCTCGGTCGCGCGCCTTCGGGCCCTCCTTGGCCGGGGGGCCGCCCTCGGGCTCGCGCTCGAAAAGTGGCAGCGCGCCGGCTTGTGGGTGATGACACGCTCCGACCCGGACTACCCAGAGCGACTCAAGCGACGGCTCCGCGCGGAGTCCCCCGCCGTCCTCTTTGGCTGCGGCAGCAAAGCCCTGCTGAACACCGGGGGCATCGCCGTGGTTGGCGCGCGCGATGCCCAGGACGAAGACCTCGCTGCGGCCGAAACCCTCGGCGCCCAAGCCGCCGCCCAGGGATACACCCTCGTCTCCGGCGGGGCGCGCGGCGTCGATCAACGCGCCATGCTGGGCGCCTTGGAGCGGCGTGGCACGGCGGTGGGGGTTCTCGCCGACAGCTTGTTGCGATCGGCGACATCCTCCCTGTATCGCAACGCCCTCCTGGCGGGCGCCCTGGTGCTCGTCAGCCCCTTCAATCCCGAGGCCGGCTTTCATGTCGGCACGGCAATGGCGCGCAACCGATACATCTATTGCCTCGCCGACGCCGCCGTGGTCATCAGCAGTACCCGCGAGAAGGGGGGGACCTGGAGCGGCGCGATCGAAAACATCCAAGCCAAGTGGGTTCCACTGTGGGTTCGACCCAGCACCGACCCCCAGTCCGGGAATGTCGATTTGGCCGAGCGCGGTGCCCCCTGGCTGCCCGACCCCCTGCCGGCGCTCTCCAGCCTGCTGGAAAAGCCCGCTGTCCCCCTGGTGCCGGCCGCCTTTCCGCAGCCGGCACCACGCGACGAGCCGCAAGGAGAAGCCGAGGCGACTCGGCAAGGTCCTCCCTCGACAGTCCCGGCCCCGGTGTCCCCCGCGCCCCCAGCGCCCTCTGATCTCGAGTTCTATCCCCTGTTCCTGAGGCGCTTGCTTGACCTGACGGCCGCCGCCCCACTGACCCTGGAGGATCTCGCCGCCCGCCTTGATCTGGAAAGGGCGCAGGTGGCCGCGTGGCTGAAGCGTGCCGAAGGGGAGGGGAAAGTCGCAAGGCGGATCAGGCCGGTGCGCTATCAGGCCAGCGTACCGGGGCAGGGACAGGCGTCTCTCTTTTGAGAGGCACCGGAACACCGCCCACAGAAAGAAGAAAGGCCGGGGGAAGCCAGCCCTCGGCAGCCTTTTACCTTGGTATCCTGCCCTCTCCCGCGCTCGACTCCCCCTCGGGCAGGCGGCGCAAGACCAGCAAGGTGGCGTCGTCATCGGGACGGCCGGAGCCGCAAAAACGGTGTAGATCCGCCATCACCCCCGCCGCCACGGATGCCGCATCATCTTGAGCCGCCGAGCGTCCCAAGGCTTCGCGCAGCCGTCGTTCGCCATACAAGGTGCCGGTCGCGTCGATGGCCCCGGTCAGGCCCGGGCTCCAGGCGACCAGGCAATGCTGTCGTTTACCTGTGGACGACAGAGCCCCACGCCGAACTGGCCGACGCCTGCCTTGTCGCCTGGGGCCTTGCGCGCAAGTCGGCGCGCGTCTGGGTCAAGGAAGGGCGCCTCGGCCCCGGGTATTGGGCGCGTGGTCAGCATGAGCGCTTGGTCGAGGCGGTGCAGGACCCCGAGTTGCTGGTGATTGGTGCCCGGGGCATCAAGGTGTGCCCGCCCCCCGGTGCGCGGCCCGGAAGCCTTATTCGAGGGCCCGTGCGAGAGCATTCCCGCAAGCCCGATCAGGCGATCCTCGACATCCTCAAAGCTCACCCAGGCAAAGGGATTTTCGAGGCTTTTGCCCGAACCCCGGTCCCGGGTGTTGTGGGTTGGGGCGATGAGTATGGCCGCTTCCCGACGCTGGATGTCGCCCAATGACTACACCCTTGACCAACGACCTTGTTGGGGCGATGTTGCTCCTTGGAGCCCCCGAAGCCGTGGAAAGCGACGGGGATGGATGCTCCGGTACGAGCGGCGGCCGCCCCGTAAGCCACGCGGTCTTTTTTGTGCCCGGAGTCTGTCCGGCGCACATCGCCCCTATGGCGGGGCGCCCCCGGATACAAAACCCGCAAGGGGAAGAAGGGGGGTCCGACTCGTACCGGATTTCCAACGCTCCCGCCACCAGGGCGGCCGTGGAAAGCCTCTCTGATGGCGCTCATCAACGCCTGTACGAGGGCTGCGACATGGCCGATTCTCACGACGCCACCCGTGCGTCTGCACTTTCCCTTTCCGATCTCGACACCACCGCTGATGAGCCGCGCGTCAAGGACGTGCGCATTGGTGAACGCTTGGGCATGGCCCAGCCGCTCGATATTCGGCGGACCATCGAGAAGAACAGCGATGAACTGAAGCGGTACGGATTGGTTCGCGCGGTGTGCGAGCCAATCCGCAGCGGCAAAGGTCGCATTCAGGAAGTGACCACCTACTACCTGAACGAAGCCCAGACGCTCTTGCTGTGCATGCTGTCGCGCACCGAGCGCGCCGCCGATGTCCGCCAGGAGGTGATCGAGGTCTTTATGGCCTACCGGCGCGGCACGTTGGCCACATCGTCCCCCTCGAAACCTTCCCGCCCCTTGTCCGTCCGCGAAAAGCGGCTCCAGGTCGAGGCATGCCGGAAGACCCTGGGTGCCAGCGCGGCCCAAGCCCTCGCCAAGCGGATCGGGCTTTGGGATGACCTGGGCATTGCCGACCTCGCCGCCTCCGGCCCCGCCCAAGCCGAACTTCCCCTCCCTCCGAACGCCCCGGCCCTGACCGGCGCCCAGGTGCGCCCCGGGATGGGGTTGCTGGTGCTGGAAGATGGGGTGGTGATCTTCGATGCCACGGACGACGCGCTTAAGGACGATGACGTCCTGCTGGCCGTGCGCCCCGGCAAGAATGGCTCGTTCACTTCGGTTGATCGGCTCATGGCTCACGCCTGGAGTGGCGCCCGCACCTCGTGCGTTGCCGTGGGCCGGGTGGTTGATGTGCGGAGGCACGCTATCTGATGGCCCGCGCCCCCTCCACCCTCTTCGCCTTCTTCCCCGGGAGCGGGCCAGCAGGTCGGCTTTGCCGGCAGTGCTGCCACTGGGCTCCCGAGGACAAGGCCGGCCCGCTCCGATCTGGGCCGCGCTGCACGAAGGCCATGGCCATGAAGTCTGGCGCGACGGGCGGCTGCCCTGGGGGCACGCCGGCTTGCAAGTACTTTGGTGAGAGGGGGCGCGTCTGATGCAGGAAATGCATTGGTTCAGGTGGCATCACGGCGCCACCTCCGATCCCAAATTCCGGGTCGTCGCCAAGCGGTGCGGACAGCCGGTCCATGTCGTGATCGCCATCTGGGCCTGCATTCTTGAGCACGCATCGGCCGCTGATGAGCGCGGGTCGATCGCCAGCTTCGACGCCGAAGAGGTCGCCGTTACGCTCGACCTTGAAACGGAAACGGTCGTTACATGCGTTACAGCCATGCAAGGCAAAGTCCTGGATGGCGACGCGGTGCGGTCGTGGGAGCGGCGCCAGGGCGGCACCAAAGCGGCCCCGGCCGGATCGACCGAGCGGGTGCGCCGGTACCGGGAGCGGAAGCGCGCTGCGGGTGCAAACCAAGAAGATAAAGGGAAAACAGATACTTACACAAATGTTACACCGGACGACGAAACGCGTTACCGGGCAGATGAAACGCCGTGTAACGCGATGGAACGCAATGTAACGCATGTAACGCCTCCTAGAGAAGAGGAGAGAAGAGAAGAGGAGATAAGAGAAGGGTGTAAGCAGCAGCAGGAATCCCACAACACCGCGTGCGCGCGCGAGGCGGCCTCGGGTGCTGCTGCTGCTGGGGCGCCGGCTCCTGGAGACGTCCCCCTGGAGGCCCCGAAGTCCCCGAAGTCCTGGCTCGGCCGCCCCGCCGACGCCGACCGGGCCACACCAGACCCCGCTGAAACCAAGCAAGCCGTCGCCCTGATCAAGGCGGCCCTGGAAGGGGCTCGCCGATGGGGGGTGCCCGACAGCCACCCCCCSAGGACGGGGATGAACTTCGGGAGGCGCGCGGCTGGCTCGCGGCCGGAGCCGATCTCTTTGTCAGCAGTCACCCGGAACGTGCGGCGGCAACCGCACCCGGCGAGGAGATCGAGAGATGAAACCGGTTCGGATCATCGGCATGGCGTGGTTCCGTCGAGAAGATTGGCCCCGCGTTCGGGACATCATGGAGGACGCCGACGCCCTCCCGGCGACCTACGAAAAGTGGCTATACCGCGCCGAAAAGGGCGAGAAGCTCATGGGCAAGAGCGGGGTAGTCGTGAAGCGCGCTTACATCGACCCCGAGACCTTCCCCGATTGGTGTGCCGCCCACAGCCTGAACATCGACGCCCAGGGCCGCACACGGTTCGCCGCTGATTGGGTCCGGAAAGAAGAGAGGCTCGCCGAAGACTAGGGTGGTGAACATCGGGAAGGCTCCTTGAGTTAGGCGGCTTTGTCGGGGGAAGACCTGCCTTCCCCCGGAGGGTTCTCGCGGAAGTAGGTCATGAAGCGTTCGTAAGTGCGGACGGTGCAGCTTCCACCTGCCTGAATTCTTCGGAAAAACTTTCCGTTGTTAACGACAAGCGTAGCGAGGCGAGCATGGGAGATTCCCTGCGCCGAGCAGTAGCTTGTGGCTTCAGACATGAGTTTGGCTGTGAGGTCCATGGGAGGCCCGCTTGCTAGAACAGACCGCATTTTGCGGGCAAATGCCCGTAATCGTCAAGGGCAATTGCCCGAATGACGACACATCCCTGGCGAGGGATAATGCCCGCATGTACTCTGATGCGGAAATCCTGGAGCGAATCGTGCGCAGGCTCACGGCCTTAGGCATGAGCGAGAGGAAGGCTTGCCAAGAAGCTGGCATTGGCGTTGACGCCATTCGCGACATCAGGCGTGGGCGCACCCCTCGTGTTGAGGTAATTGTTAAGCTCTCAAAGGTCCTTGAATGCCGCTTGGAATGGCTATTAACAGGTGAGGGCCCTGAGACGGACGAGGCTCCCGCCATGACCCCACGCCAACGCGCCCTTCTCGATTTGTTCTCTGCGCTGCCGCCGGAGGACCAAGACCGGGCGCTTCGGCTCGCTCGTGCGCTGGCGGAACCTGCCGATCCTGCTATTGACGATAGGAAGTGCGGGTAAGGGGCGCGCGCTGGCATTTGTAATATAATACGATTTTATGGTGAGGGCGCTTTTCTGCGTGCGGCATAGCTTGGGAGGAGCAAGTGACCGAAGAGGGAGGCCCACAAGAAGAAGGTATCGGCCGAGCACGCTCTTGGCTGGCAGGCCTTTTTGTGAGGTCCATATCCTCGCTACGGCCAAGCAGTAAGCAAGATATCGCCGACTGGCTTTATCACTCCAAAGAAATCCTTGAGGGCGACGGGAGCAAGGCCGAAAAGGCCAAAGAGCTATCCAGGTCTATAGACGGCAGGGAGTCCGCTTCGCTTTTTGTTCGAGGCATCGTTGAGGCAATCAAATCCTACAAGGACGCCCCCATACCGATGTCCCTCAAGGTTGCCATCCCAATAACTGCTGTTGCCACGCCGGTTTTCTGGGGTCAAGGCGTCGGGGTTGCGGCGTTTGGCGGGGCTGTTGGGCTCCCTGCCTTGCTGCTGGTGTTTCTTGGGTCGGCGGGGATCGGCGCTATCCTGGACGACATTTCCCGCACCCCCGCTGGCGCTGTGCCTCTGAGCGTGATGATCCTTGAGAGCTACGCCGCCAGCCTGATCGGCCACCCGGCGCCATGGCGCGAGCCGGCCCCTTTGCCGGTGGCGGGCCTGTGGGGGGGAGAGCCGACCCCGGACGACCCGCGCCCGCGCGCCGCCGTGGTCTTTTACCGCGCCTTGGTCCAGGCCGGCGATCTGGCCCCGGTCAGCGCCTTGGCCGACGCCCTGCGCCACAGCGGCCTGTCGCCGGTGGCGGTGTATGCCACCAGCCTCAAGGACCCCCTGGCCGCCGCCCTGGTCGAAACCCTGCTGGAGCGTCACCGCCCGGCCGTGGTCATCAACCTCACCGGCTTTGCCCTGGCCGCCCCCGGTCGTCCCCGGAGCTCCCCCTTGCGCGTTGGCGGCGGCCCGGTGTTTCAAGGCGTGCTGGCCGCCAGCACCGAGGCCCAATGGCGCGCCTCGGTCAATGGCTTGCCGGCCCGCGACATCGCCATGGCCGTGGCCTTGCCCGAGGTCGATGGCCACATCCTGGGCCGCGCCCTGTCCTTTAAAGGGGCTTTGGGCACCGACAACGCCTTGCAAGCCGTGCTCGCCCGCCATTGCCCGGTGCCCGACCGCGTGCTGTTCATGGCCCAACTGGCCGCCGCCTGGGCCACCTTGCGCACCACCCCCGCCGCCCAACGCAAGGTTGCCCTGATCTTGGCCAGCTATCCCAGCCGCGAAGGCCGGTTGGGCAATGGGGTCGGCCTCGACACCCCGGCCGCCACCGTCGAGGTCCTGGCCGCTCTGGCCGGGGCCGGCTACACCCTGGCCCCCGAGATTCCGGCCGATAGCGCCGCCCTGATGACCCGCCTCAAGGCCGGCCCCTTGCCCGGCCTGCACCCGGCCGCTGACACCCGGGCGCGGGCCCGCCTGGGCGAGATCTTGCCGCGCGCCACCTACCTCGCCTTCCTGGTCGAGCAGGCGCCGGCCCTGGGCGAGGCGATCACCGCCCGCTGGGGCCGTCCTGAGGAAGACCCGGCCTTTGTCCCCGAGGAAGACGGCTTCGCGCTGGGCATTTTGCGGCTGGGTCACGTGGTGGTCGGTGTGCAACCAGCCCGCGCCCCCGGTCTCGATCCCCAGGCCACCTATCACGATCCCCAGATTGCGCCGCCCCACGGCTATCTGGCGTTTTATGTTTGGCTGCGCCGGGTGTTCGGGGTCCATGCCGTGGTCCACCTCGGCAAGCACGGAACCTTGGAGTGGCTGCCCGGCAAGGCCGTCGCCTTGTCCGACACCTGCTTTCCCGAGGCGGTGTTGGGCCCCTTACCCCACCTCTACCCGTTTATCGTCAACGATCCCGGCGAGGGCACCCAGGCCAAGCGCCGAACCCAAGCGGTGATCCTCGACCACCTGACCCCGCCCCTGACCCGCGCCGAGACCTATGGCGTGCTGGCCGATCTCGAATGTCTGGTGGACGAGTTTTACGATGCCGCCAACGTCGATCCCCGCCGCCTGAGCGTGCTCAAGCGCGAGATCCTTGGGCTCGCCGGGCGCACCGGCCTGCTCGCCGACCTCGGCCTTGATGCCGGCATCGACGAAGAAACGGCACTGAGTGCCCTCGACAACCACCTGTGCGACCTCAAGGACATGCAGATCCGCGACGGCCTGCACGTCTTCGGCTGCTCGCCGACCGGCGACCAGCGTCTCGACCTCCTGCTCGCCCTGGTCCGCGTGCCGCGTGGCGCCCAGCCCGCCGACGCCGGCCTGACCCGCGCCCTGGCCCACGATCTCGCCTTGGCCTTCGACCCCCTTGATGCCGTGCTTGGCACGCCGTGGACCGGCCCCCGGCCCGCTGTTCTGGCCAGCCTCGACCCCCAGCCCTGGCGCACCACCGGCGATACGGTCGAGCGTCTAGAGCAACTAGCCCGCGCCCTGATCGCCGGCACCACCTTGCCCGATCCCGAGTGGTCGGCCACAGCGCCGGTCCTCGCCTGGATCCACGACCGCCTGGGGCCCCAGGTGGACGCCTGCGGCCCGGCGGAAATGGCCGGCTTGCTGCGCGGCCTCGACGGCCAGTTCGTCGAACCCGGCCCGGCCGGCGCCCCCACCCGGGGACGCCCCGACGTGCTGCCCACCGGGCGCAACTTCTATGCCGTCGATCCCCGCGTGGTCCCCACCCCCGCCGCCTGGACCCTGGGCTGGAAAACCGCCAACCTGCTGTTGGAGCGTCACCTCCAGGACCATGGCGAGTGGCCACGCGCCCTCGTCCTCTCGGCCTGGGGCACCGCCACCATGCGCACCGGCGGCGACGACGTGGCCCAGGCCCTTGCCTTGATGGGCGTGCAACCCGTGTGGGATAGCGCGTCGCGCCGCGTCACCGGCTTCGAGGTCATGCCGCTGTCCGTTCTCGACCGGCCGCGCGTGGATGTCACCTTGCGCATCAGCGGCTTCTTTCGCGACGCCTTCCCCGGTCTGATCGACCTCATGGATTCCGCCGTGCGCGCCGTCGCCGCCCAGGGCGACGAGCCGGCCAGCCTCAACCCCCTGGCCCAGCGCGTGCGCGAGGACACCGGCCGCCTGATCGCCACCGGCCTCGACGCCCCCACCGCCCGGCGCCGCGCCGGCTTTCGCGTGTTCGGCGCCCAGCCCGGCGCCTACGGCACCGGCCTGCAAGCCTTGCTCGACGAACACGGCTGGGACAGCGACGCC is a window of Pararhodospirillum photometricum DSM 122 DNA encoding:
- a CDS encoding DUF6803 family protein, which gives rise to MVMTHYMELLAVNQPWNLILYMAIPVILAETIAVSELYLLYTRALDGWVRQINRWAGILVGIYFSGITVTLLVTAVGPLSASGGWRGPIDVIAVGFYLLGVVPLGGLALLELGVVARERSPWERMKIHAGLVAVFLVVAHVAMIFGMLDPSLAWAGAMEGMGHGGHN
- a CDS encoding RecQ family ATP-dependent DNA helicase — translated: MTDRATALSLLRRALNNDAAQFRPGQWEAIDALVNERRRLFVVQQTGWGKSSVYFIATRLLRDRGRGLTLIVSPLLALMRNQIEAAKRLGLRALTINSTNHSDWQALHQEVRGNQADALLISPERLANDDFVTNVLLPIAGTIGLLVVDEAHCISDWGHDFRPDYRRLVNVLQRIPRNVPILGTTATANHRVIADVKQQLGAIDIQRGALTRETLALQTLSLPSQAARLAWLVDHVPDLPGTGIIYTLTKRDATQVADWLTLHGIAAKAYHSEVMGEGFESSDAYRQHLEDQLLNNKIKALVATTALGMGYDKPDLGFVVHYQAPGSIVAYYQQVGRAGRGIDHALGILMSGEEDSKIHDYFRRSAFPRESWVRAILEALDNSDGLSARELEGLVNLRQSQIEQVLKILSVDSPAPVLKDGSTWRRTPVPFRLDHKRIQRLTEQREEEWAEVQDYLKETGCLMEFLARALDDADPHPCGKCANCLGRPVADPGFTHHSILKANRFLRHSEIVLECKKQVAKDAFVAYGFKGNLPGGLRAQEGRILSQWGDDGWGRMVAEDKHHGHFRDDLVGAMVEMVRERWKPQPSPTWVTCVPSRNHPTLVPDFAQRFADALDLPFVPAVHKVKDNGPQKAQQNRFHQCRNLDGVFALQGTIPRGPVLLVDDVVDSAWTMTIIAALLRQAGSGPVWPVALTTSNVGG
- a CDS encoding DNA-processing protein DprA — encoded protein: MLAGFLDRTISVARLRALLGRGAALGLALEKWQRAGLWVMTRSDPDYPERLKRRLRAESPAVLFGCGSKALLNTGGIAVVGARDAQDEDLAAAETLGAQAAAQGYTLVSGGARGVDQRAMLGALERRGTAVGVLADSLLRSATSSLYRNALLAGALVLVSPFNPEAGFHVGTAMARNRYIYCLADAAVVISSTREKGGTWSGAIENIQAKWVPLWVRPSTDPQSGNVDLAERGAPWLPDPLPALSSLLEKPAVPLVPAAFPQPAPRDEPQGEAEATRQGPPSTVPAPVSPAPPAPSDLEFYPLFLRRLLDLTAAAPLTLEDLAARLDLERAQVAAWLKRAEGEGKVARRIRPVRYQASVPGQGQASLF
- a CDS encoding SpoIIE family protein phosphatase gives rise to the protein MVAWSPGLTGAIDATGTLYGERRLREALGRSAAQDDAASVAAGVMADLHRFCGSGRPDDDATLLVLRRLPEGESSAGEGRIPR
- a CDS encoding MT-A70 family methyltransferase, which codes for MPHHLEPPSVPRLRAAVVRHTRCRSRRWPRSGPGSRRPGNAVVYLWTTEPHAELADACLVAWGLARKSARVWVKEGRLGPGYWARGQHERLVEAVQDPELLVIGARGIKVCPPPGARPGSLIRGPVREHSRKPDQAILDILKAHPGKGIFEAFARTPVPGVVGWGDEYGRFPTLDVAQ
- a CDS encoding helix-turn-helix domain-containing protein, with the protein product MYSDAEILERIVRRLTALGMSERKACQEAGIGVDAIRDIRRGRTPRVEVIVKLSKVLECRLEWLLTGEGPETDEAPAMTPRQRALLDLFSALPPEDQDRALRLARALAEPADPAIDDRKCG
- the cobN gene encoding cobaltochelatase subunit CobN, with amino-acid sequence MSLKVAIPITAVATPVFWGQGVGVAAFGGAVGLPALLLVFLGSAGIGAILDDISRTPAGAVPLSVMILESYAASLIGHPAPWREPAPLPVAGLWGGEPTPDDPRPRAAVVFYRALVQAGDLAPVSALADALRHSGLSPVAVYATSLKDPLAAALVETLLERHRPAVVINLTGFALAAPGRPRSSPLRVGGGPVFQGVLAASTEAQWRASVNGLPARDIAMAVALPEVDGHILGRALSFKGALGTDNALQAVLARHCPVPDRVLFMAQLAAAWATLRTTPAAQRKVALILASYPSREGRLGNGVGLDTPAATVEVLAALAGAGYTLAPEIPADSAALMTRLKAGPLPGLHPAADTRARARLGEILPRATYLAFLVEQAPALGEAITARWGRPEEDPAFVPEEDGFALGILRLGHVVVGVQPARAPGLDPQATYHDPQIAPPHGYLAFYVWLRRVFGVHAVVHLGKHGTLEWLPGKAVALSDTCFPEAVLGPLPHLYPFIVNDPGEGTQAKRRTQAVILDHLTPPLTRAETYGVLADLECLVDEFYDAANVDPRRLSVLKREILGLAGRTGLLADLGLDAGIDEETALSALDNHLCDLKDMQIRDGLHVFGCSPTGDQRLDLLLALVRVPRGAQPADAGLTRALAHDLALAFDPLDAVLGTPWTGPRPAVLASLDPQPWRTTGDTVERLEQLARALIAGTTLPDPEWSATAPVLAWIHDRLGPQVDACGPAEMAGLLRGLDGQFVEPGPAGAPTRGRPDVLPTGRNFYAVDPRVVPTPAAWTLGWKTANLLLERHLQDHGEWPRALVLSAWGTATMRTGGDDVAQALALMGVQPVWDSASRRVTGFEVMPLSVLDRPRVDVTLRISGFFRDAFPGLIDLMDSAVRAVAAQGDEPASLNPLAQRVREDTGRLIATGLDAPTARRRAGFRVFGAQPGAYGTGLQALLDEHGWDSDADLARAYIAWGGHAYGAGAEGEAAHALFETRLGQAEAVVQAQDNREHDLLDSDAYYQFEGGAAAAVRWLSGRQAALYHADTSRPDAPRLRTLEEEIARVVRARVVNPQWIKGVMRHGYKGAFEMAATVDYLFAFAATARTVKNHHFDLVAEAYLLDDTVRTFLADANPEALADMAQRLLDAIDRGLWRPARNDMGPFLGEMAGRR